From the genome of Scytonema hofmannii PCC 7110, one region includes:
- a CDS encoding ABC transporter substrate-binding protein, with the protein MKDIKFLRFKPIIFFCQIVLITIFVVSCYSSKKTSNNTITGYNSKLNQECVKNYSETTDYFSKRVSVDYAKGFGVEYHKNYKIVTVKNPWQNANTTFQYVLVQCGTPVPKGFQESQTIQVPINTIVSLSTTHLPHLDKLGVVDKLLGVSDISTVNTSSVVEKIKANKLVKLGIDNSLNVEKLLELNPDLVTTYGVGNPNIDSYPRLIEAGLKVAINADYMESSPLGRAEWIKFTSLFFNREAKAEEIFDEIAKQYQAISGKAKAAKNHPTVFVGFNSKGTWYMPGGNSYVAQYFADAGANYIWRENKLSGTLPLSLEQVFERATNADYWLNGSLYWKTKKDLLAEDNRYADFKAVKKGDLYNNNARLNSSGGNDYWESGISNPHLVLSDIIKILHPEVLREHKLVYYRKLS; encoded by the coding sequence ATGAAAGATATAAAGTTTTTACGATTCAAACCTATAATCTTTTTCTGTCAGATAGTCTTAATTACTATTTTTGTGGTTTCTTGCTACAGTTCAAAGAAAACTAGCAATAACACAATTACAGGATATAATAGTAAGCTTAACCAAGAATGCGTTAAAAATTACAGTGAAACAACCGATTACTTTTCCAAAAGAGTCAGTGTTGATTATGCAAAAGGTTTTGGAGTAGAATACCATAAAAACTATAAAATTGTTACAGTAAAAAATCCATGGCAAAATGCAAATACCACATTTCAATATGTTCTTGTACAATGCGGTACGCCTGTTCCCAAAGGATTTCAAGAATCACAAACTATTCAAGTCCCTATCAATACCATCGTTTCGCTTTCTACGACTCATTTACCTCATTTAGATAAGTTAGGAGTTGTAGATAAACTGCTTGGAGTCAGCGATATAAGTACAGTCAATACCAGTAGCGTTGTTGAAAAAATCAAAGCTAATAAATTAGTCAAATTAGGAATTGATAATAGTCTGAACGTAGAAAAATTATTAGAATTAAACCCAGATTTGGTAACGACGTATGGAGTAGGTAATCCAAACATTGATAGCTACCCCAGACTCATAGAAGCAGGTTTAAAGGTAGCTATTAATGCTGATTATATGGAATCATCTCCATTAGGACGAGCCGAATGGATAAAATTTACATCTCTATTTTTTAATCGTGAAGCCAAAGCAGAAGAAATTTTTGACGAAATTGCAAAACAATATCAAGCAATTTCAGGCAAAGCCAAAGCCGCAAAAAATCATCCAACCGTATTTGTCGGATTTAACTCAAAAGGAACCTGGTATATGCCAGGAGGTAACAGTTATGTAGCCCAATATTTTGCTGACGCAGGTGCAAATTACATATGGAGAGAAAATAAATTATCAGGAACTTTACCATTATCCTTGGAACAAGTCTTTGAACGTGCTACCAATGCCGATTATTGGTTAAATGGGAGTTTATATTGGAAAACTAAAAAAGATTTACTTGCTGAAGACAACCGTTATGCAGATTTTAAAGCTGTCAAAAAAGGGGATCTCTATAATAATAACGCTCGTCTTAACTCCAGTGGAGGTAACGACTACTGGGAAAGCGGAATCAGCAACCCCCATCTCGTCTTATCTGACATCATTAAAATTTTACATCCAGAAGTTTTACGCGAGCACAAGTTAGTCTACTATCGCAAGCTTTCCTAA
- a CDS encoding caspase family protein, with the protein MAKKVALLIGVSEYGQGLTPLHGAVKDVEAMQQVLQHQEMGNFDEVMSLLNPDPLAMMEAIESLFSGRAKDDLVLLFFSGHGIKDENFKLYFATGITRKSQTGELVKATAVPASFIHDMMNNSRSKQQVVILDCCFSGAFARGLSAKDDGSVTIKAILGGEGGAVLTSSTSTQLSFEQQGGDLSVYTRYLVEGIETGAADIDNDGVVSVNELHDYAKQKVQEAAPAMRPEIYTIKEGYKIRLAQAPTDNPKLKYRREVERYKSQGEISFVRRSILDELRDSLQLSPEDTEVIEMEVLKPYREYREKLQRYETVLSEALQRENPLRDNTRDDLKRLQQILGLRKEDVEPIEERILGNTSEREASDRLSPIQQTLTSQPQTVLPELNASIDISARPPGAQQGTQANDLRSASTLRKLLLLVIGVGITTTVTIATFKWGTPKLTSSESSSSNLTDIDILTQKPLTQEKCKRLRELYLHTNELYNRIPLEDGDIRIECKQKWNVVIPTG; encoded by the coding sequence ATGGCTAAGAAAGTTGCACTACTGATTGGTGTTAGTGAGTACGGACAAGGTTTAACTCCACTCCATGGGGCTGTAAAAGATGTGGAAGCAATGCAGCAAGTTTTGCAGCACCAAGAGATGGGTAATTTTGATGAGGTGATGTCGTTATTAAACCCCGATCCTCTGGCAATGATGGAGGCGATTGAGAGTTTATTTTCTGGTCGAGCCAAAGACGACCTTGTACTGCTATTTTTCTCCGGTCACGGAATTAAGGATGAGAACTTTAAGCTTTACTTTGCAACTGGTATCACCCGCAAAAGCCAAACAGGAGAACTTGTGAAAGCAACTGCAGTTCCAGCAAGTTTCATACATGACATGATGAACAATAGTCGCTCAAAGCAACAAGTGGTGATTTTGGATTGTTGCTTCAGTGGAGCTTTTGCCCGAGGTTTATCAGCAAAAGATGATGGTTCTGTAACTATCAAAGCGATCTTGGGTGGCGAAGGAGGAGCCGTCCTAACATCTTCGACGTCTACCCAACTTTCTTTTGAACAGCAAGGGGGAGACCTATCAGTTTATACTCGTTATCTAGTCGAAGGTATTGAGACGGGCGCAGCTGACATAGATAATGATGGTGTGGTTTCTGTTAATGAGTTGCACGACTACGCCAAACAAAAAGTTCAAGAAGCGGCTCCAGCGATGAGACCAGAGATATATACCATCAAAGAAGGTTATAAAATACGATTGGCTCAAGCACCTACTGATAATCCAAAGCTAAAATACCGTAGAGAAGTTGAGCGTTACAAAAGTCAAGGTGAGATCTCCTTTGTTCGTCGTAGTATCTTAGACGAGCTTCGAGATAGTCTGCAACTATCACCTGAAGACACTGAAGTTATTGAAATGGAAGTTCTTAAGCCTTATCGGGAGTACAGAGAAAAATTACAGCGATACGAGACTGTGTTATCTGAAGCGCTCCAACGCGAAAATCCCCTCAGAGACAATACCCGCGATGATTTGAAACGCTTGCAGCAAATTTTAGGTCTAAGAAAGGAAGATGTAGAACCAATTGAAGAACGAATTCTTGGGAACACATCAGAAAGGGAAGCGAGCGATCGTCTTTCACCCATACAACAGACTCTTACTTCACAGCCTCAAACTGTGCTTCCAGAGCTAAATGCTAGTATAGACATTTCTGCACGACCCCCAGGAGCGCAACAAGGTACACAAGCCAACGATCTTCGCAGTGCTTCCACTCTTCGTAAACTGCTACTACTGGTGATTGGGGTAGGTATTACCACTACTGTGACCATTGCGACTTTCAAATGGGGAACTCCAAAATTAACTTCATCTGAATCGTCGTCATCAAACTTAACTGATATTGATATACTGACACAAAAACCTCTGACACAAGAAAAATGTAAACGGTTAAGAGAGCTATACCTCCATACAAATGAACTATATAACCGTATTCCCCTTGAAGATGGGGATATTAGGATTGAATGCAAACAAAAGTGGAATGTCGTTATTCCTACCGGCTGA
- a CDS encoding alpha/beta fold hydrolase, translating to MTGSAVSWMLASLYPERVDRLVALSVGHPATFFKTGMEQREKSWYMLLFQFSGIAEELLTRDDWKLFRDLFNHHPEMSKWLKDLQRPGALTAALNWYRANVAPEQWLPEKWLLPNVQASVMGVWSSKDAYLTETQMLLSAQYVSGAWNYERIEGASHWMQLDQPKKVNSLLLNFLLN from the coding sequence ATGACTGGTAGTGCAGTGAGTTGGATGCTCGCTTCCCTTTATCCAGAGCGGGTCGATCGCCTAGTTGCTCTTTCCGTAGGACATCCGGCGACTTTTTTCAAAACTGGGATGGAGCAACGAGAAAAGTCGTGGTATATGTTGCTATTTCAGTTTAGCGGAATTGCTGAAGAGTTACTGACTCGTGACGATTGGAAGCTCTTTCGTGACTTGTTTAATCATCATCCAGAGATGTCTAAGTGGCTCAAAGATCTCCAACGACCGGGAGCTTTAACAGCAGCTTTGAACTGGTATCGAGCAAATGTGGCTCCTGAACAATGGCTTCCAGAGAAATGGTTGCTCCCAAACGTCCAAGCCTCAGTGATGGGAGTTTGGAGCAGCAAAGATGCCTATCTAACCGAAACGCAGATGCTCTTATCCGCTCAATATGTTTCTGGAGCGTGGAATTATGAACGAATAGAGGGCGCGAGCCACTGGATGCAGCTTGACCAGCCTAAAAAAGTTAATAGTTTGCTCTTAAATTTTCTTTTAAACTAA
- a CDS encoding opioid growth factor receptor-related protein, with amino-acid sequence MKTEKQLTAMIVPFYLAEQPDIEGRMIQEIWAWDFERLEYKHDYIQWLFPISEKSFFNSHAPVLNNEVIQRFRTEFNLQKNLLQSFTVMLRFYGLEGNMEDDRYVVTKAQNYEIRAKEWINFGNHNYLRITRILKCLLILGFERYGQGFYQCLQQIYNEETQAITHKTFHYWTDAARS; translated from the coding sequence ATGAAAACTGAAAAACAACTCACCGCTATGATTGTGCCGTTTTATCTGGCAGAACAGCCAGATATAGAAGGGCGAATGATTCAGGAAATATGGGCTTGGGATTTTGAGAGATTGGAATACAAACACGACTATATCCAATGGTTATTTCCTATAAGTGAGAAAAGCTTTTTTAATTCCCACGCACCTGTTCTTAACAATGAAGTTATTCAAAGATTTCGGACTGAGTTTAACCTTCAAAAAAACTTGTTACAGTCTTTCACTGTTATGTTGAGGTTTTACGGTTTAGAAGGCAACATGGAGGACGATCGCTATGTTGTGACGAAAGCACAAAACTATGAAATTCGTGCAAAAGAGTGGATAAACTTTGGAAATCATAACTATCTTCGCATCACTCGCATTCTTAAGTGCTTACTGATATTGGGATTTGAAAGGTATGGACAAGGATTTTACCAATGTTTACAACAAATTTATAATGAGGAAACCCAAGCGATTACTCATAAAACTTTTCATTATTGGACAGATGCAGCTCGTTCTTAA
- a CDS encoding HD domain-containing protein, with protein MNLNATDTSKLTHRFEQALVYATRLHAKQTRKGSKVPYISHLLSVAALVLEDGGDEDEAISALLHDAVEDQGGKATREAILNIFGERVIEIVDGCTDADTIPKPPWKERKEQYIEKLRYASASVRRVVLADKLHNARSILRDLDREGEATWEKFKGGKEGTLWYYHTLVNLFLTTDPNSWLVRELNDVVSEFNSDQSQFAQSNPVRY; from the coding sequence ATGAACTTAAACGCCACAGATACATCAAAATTAACCCATCGTTTTGAACAAGCTTTGGTTTACGCTACCAGACTCCACGCCAAACAAACTAGAAAGGGAAGTAAAGTCCCTTATATTAGTCATCTTTTAAGTGTAGCAGCATTGGTATTAGAAGATGGTGGGGATGAAGATGAAGCGATATCAGCATTATTACATGATGCTGTAGAAGACCAGGGAGGGAAAGCAACCCGCGAAGCCATTTTAAATATATTTGGTGAAAGAGTCATCGAAATCGTTGATGGTTGTACCGATGCAGATACTATACCAAAACCGCCTTGGAAAGAACGCAAAGAGCAATACATTGAAAAATTGCGTTATGCTTCCGCTTCAGTTCGCAGAGTAGTGCTAGCAGATAAATTGCATAATGCGCGTTCTATTTTAAGAGATTTGGATAGGGAAGGGGAAGCAACTTGGGAAAAGTTTAAAGGTGGGAAGGAAGGAACGTTATGGTACTATCACACTCTAGTGAATTTATTTTTAACTACCGATCCTAATTCTTGGTTAGTTAGGGAATTAAACGACGTTGTTAGCGAGTTTAACAGTGACCAGTCACAATTTGCTCAAAGTAATCCGGTAAGATATTAG
- a CDS encoding alpha/beta fold hydrolase — MPSKQIQIGHLNFHVLEEGNGLPVLLLHGFPDSSYLWRHQIPALATEGMHIIAPDLRGFGESDKPAEPEFYKLQLIVEDVIGILNQLGIERTHVVGHDW, encoded by the coding sequence ATGCCATCTAAGCAAATTCAGATTGGACATTTGAACTTCCACGTTCTAGAAGAAGGAAACGGATTACCAGTTTTGCTTCTGCACGGATTTCCAGATTCTTCATATCTCTGGCGACATCAGATTCCAGCACTTGCTACCGAGGGGATGCATATCATCGCTCCAGATTTACGTGGGTTTGGTGAGTCTGACAAGCCAGCAGAGCCAGAGTTTTACAAATTGCAACTCATTGTTGAAGACGTAATTGGGATACTTAACCAACTCGGTATTGAGCGCACTCATGTTGTAGGTCATGACTGGTAG
- a CDS encoding MOSC domain-containing protein gives MNDVIPYVSRLFIYPIKSLDRVSIENITVLKSGALKQDRKFAIFDKSGHFVNGKRNDQIHAIRSEFDLETNIVSLRVQETDRVNIFHVEKEREALECWLGEFFNFPVEVKQNLDTGFPDDTVSLGPTIISTATLEAIASWYPGLDVEEVRLRFRSNIEISGVPAFWEDRLFTEAEGTVNFQIGDVQFMGINPCQRCVVITRDSKTGVAYPNFQKTFVAQRRTSLPAWAERSRFNHFYRLAINTRLPVTEEGKTICVGDELRIYSSHQ, from the coding sequence ATGAATGACGTGATTCCTTACGTTTCAAGATTATTCATTTATCCAATTAAATCTTTGGATAGAGTTAGCATTGAGAATATAACTGTTCTCAAAAGTGGTGCATTGAAGCAAGATCGCAAGTTTGCTATCTTTGATAAATCGGGTCACTTCGTCAATGGTAAGCGTAACGATCAAATCCATGCCATACGCTCTGAATTCGATCTCGAAACCAACATTGTTTCTTTGCGGGTACAGGAAACAGATCGTGTGAATATATTTCATGTTGAGAAAGAGCGTGAAGCACTTGAATGTTGGTTGGGTGAATTCTTTAATTTTCCAGTAGAAGTGAAGCAAAACCTCGACACGGGATTTCCAGATGATACTGTGTCTCTTGGTCCAACCATTATTAGCACAGCAACACTAGAAGCAATTGCCTCATGGTATCCCGGACTTGATGTTGAAGAAGTTCGTTTGCGTTTTCGCTCGAATATTGAAATTTCAGGTGTCCCTGCCTTTTGGGAAGATCGGCTTTTTACAGAAGCAGAGGGAACGGTTAATTTCCAGATTGGAGATGTACAGTTTATGGGCATTAACCCTTGTCAGCGCTGCGTCGTGATTACTCGTGATTCCAAAACCGGAGTTGCTTACCCAAACTTCCAAAAAACCTTTGTGGCACAACGACGCACAAGTTTACCTGCATGGGCAGAGCGATCGCGATTCAACCACTTCTACCGCTTGGCAATCAACACGCGGCTACCTGTTACCGAAGAAGGAAAAACAATTTGCGTTGGTGATGAACTTAGAATTTACTCTTCTCATCAATAA
- a CDS encoding DUF4394 domain-containing protein, whose product MTTAYVLSNNTLISFDTSNPNNSNASIPITGLASGQNLVGIDLRPQNGKLYGIASNGMGNAQLYAISTQTGLAAAVGTLGQFVDDTGNSVAITGSGFGVDFNPTVDRLRIVTSSGLNFRVNPNTGAAIDGNMLVAGTNLDGSINGGTTTVDATAYTNSTPNVTATTQYTLDSVTNTLFIQNPPNNGTQTSPLVVTLNGSPLDFTNVNGFDIPSGVNVSASNTSVTGQAFAVLTVGGRTGLYALELSTGAATLVGTVGAGTDPVQGFALQNEVAPASIPLIGLTADGTQLLRFNSASAGTVTPASVTGVAAGETLVGIDLRPATGQLYGLGINDAANTSSLYLIDPQTGAATIVGGGAGQIAFVDALGNPVDLPSANTGFGFDFNPTVDRIRVVTGTGLNFRLNPITGVAVDGNAELAGINPDGSVNGLPIGSVGISATAYTNSFNGTTTTTQYTLDSTSNSLFIQNPPNNGTQTVQLPITLNNTPLDFTEASGFDIPSNVKVSTSNSAASGRALAALRVGSDTNLYAIELSTGAATFVSPIGTGATSLAGLTIAEAPIDTVAFGTPTDTVAENSATIAANFAANGSTIISTASNVQNLVQFSLSSQKNAFVNEIVAFTVDDDLGTINGIAPNATGYLDAAIARSRIIFSTLSNNPNGFDSELSSTLDFGPNARFSTFLIQNGSLDGLRAGQIPTSSVFFSNQTSVRVSNATASNFTFGFEDSPNSGNNDFNDVVVQVDLVNQGTSARTALQGQGQGEVLDLRSLTGQVNASFTVNREAAFDNFVGFYRVVDQNGGIDTNGDGTADILPGNTGYAQAAVSNRVTGIDLSVGNQQTATLSGQLASGSIFAPFLIANGSVSQVLSGQKLDEVYFAYLGANSDRVDHIRLLGNNTFGFEDLQGGGDRDFNDVIVRVTI is encoded by the coding sequence ATGACAACGGCTTATGTTCTCAGTAACAATACCCTGATCTCGTTTGATACTTCTAATCCTAATAATTCTAACGCTAGTATCCCCATTACTGGACTGGCATCAGGTCAGAATTTAGTAGGTATTGACTTGCGTCCCCAAAACGGCAAACTCTACGGAATCGCTAGCAATGGTATGGGCAATGCCCAACTTTATGCCATCAGTACCCAAACTGGGTTAGCGGCTGCTGTCGGGACATTGGGGCAATTTGTTGATGATACTGGCAACTCTGTTGCAATTACAGGTTCCGGCTTTGGAGTAGATTTCAATCCAACCGTCGATCGCCTCCGCATTGTTACCTCAAGTGGACTAAACTTTCGCGTTAACCCAAACACTGGAGCCGCGATCGATGGCAATATGCTTGTGGCGGGTACCAATCTTGATGGTTCGATTAATGGCGGTACGACTACAGTGGATGCCACGGCATACACAAACAGCACTCCCAACGTTACAGCAACGACGCAATACACACTAGATTCAGTCACTAATACATTATTCATTCAGAATCCCCCCAACAATGGTACTCAGACATCACCACTGGTAGTGACTCTTAATGGCAGTCCTCTGGACTTTACTAACGTCAATGGCTTTGATATTCCATCAGGTGTTAATGTCTCAGCATCAAATACTTCAGTCACCGGACAAGCATTTGCCGTTCTCACAGTCGGTGGTAGAACTGGACTTTACGCTCTAGAACTTTCTACAGGTGCGGCGACATTAGTTGGAACAGTCGGTGCAGGAACAGATCCAGTTCAAGGGTTTGCACTCCAAAATGAAGTGGCTCCTGCTAGCATACCCCTGATTGGATTGACTGCAGATGGGACTCAACTCCTTCGCTTCAATAGTGCCAGTGCTGGAACAGTGACACCCGCCTCTGTCACTGGTGTAGCAGCAGGTGAGACCTTAGTGGGCATCGATCTGCGTCCAGCGACTGGGCAGTTATATGGACTGGGAATTAACGATGCAGCTAACACAAGCAGTCTGTACCTGATCGATCCTCAAACTGGAGCAGCAACAATTGTGGGTGGGGGAGCAGGGCAAATTGCCTTTGTTGATGCTCTTGGCAACCCTGTGGATCTACCCTCTGCCAACACTGGTTTTGGTTTTGACTTTAATCCAACGGTCGATCGCATCCGTGTCGTCACAGGTACTGGCTTGAACTTCCGCCTCAATCCAATTACAGGTGTAGCTGTTGATGGAAATGCTGAATTAGCAGGTATTAACCCAGATGGTTCAGTGAATGGACTTCCCATCGGTTCAGTTGGGATTTCTGCCACTGCCTACACCAACAGTTTCAATGGAACCACAACCACAACTCAATACACGCTGGACTCTACTAGTAACAGCCTGTTTATTCAGAATCCACCGAATAATGGCACACAAACAGTTCAGTTGCCAATTACTCTTAACAATACTCCACTAGACTTTACTGAAGCCAGTGGTTTCGATATTCCGTCAAATGTAAAAGTCTCTACATCAAATTCAGCAGCATCCGGACGGGCGTTAGCAGCATTGAGGGTTGGGAGTGACACTAATTTGTATGCGATCGAACTAAGCACGGGGGCTGCTACCTTTGTTAGTCCCATTGGTACAGGTGCAACAAGTTTAGCTGGTTTGACGATCGCGGAAGCTCCTATTGACACCGTGGCATTTGGCACCCCTACCGATACCGTTGCTGAGAATAGCGCTACGATCGCAGCTAACTTTGCTGCCAACGGTAGTACTATTATCTCTACCGCTAGCAACGTTCAAAACCTTGTGCAGTTTTCCTTATCCAGTCAAAAGAATGCTTTTGTCAACGAGATTGTTGCTTTCACGGTTGATGACGATTTGGGTACAATCAATGGCATTGCTCCTAATGCCACAGGCTATCTTGATGCTGCGATCGCTCGTTCCCGTATCATCTTCTCCACACTCAGTAACAATCCCAATGGCTTTGACTCTGAACTCTCAAGCACTTTAGATTTTGGGCCAAATGCACGCTTTTCCACTTTCTTAATTCAAAACGGTAGCCTTGATGGATTGCGAGCCGGACAGATTCCTACCAGCAGCGTCTTTTTTAGTAACCAGACTTCGGTACGTGTTTCTAATGCTACTGCCAGTAATTTCACCTTCGGCTTTGAAGATAGTCCCAACAGTGGTAATAATGACTTTAATGATGTAGTAGTGCAAGTCGATCTGGTTAACCAAGGTACCTCAGCAAGAACAGCTTTGCAGGGACAAGGGCAGGGCGAGGTGCTGGATTTGCGCTCTCTGACAGGACAAGTCAATGCTTCATTTACGGTTAACCGCGAAGCAGCCTTCGACAATTTTGTTGGGTTCTACCGCGTGGTAGACCAGAATGGTGGAATTGATACCAATGGGGATGGTACCGCAGACATCCTACCGGGTAACACAGGTTATGCTCAAGCAGCGGTCAGTAATCGTGTAACAGGAATTGACTTAAGTGTAGGAAACCAACAAACAGCAACCCTCTCAGGACAGTTGGCAAGTGGCTCTATTTTTGCTCCTTTCCTAATTGCAAATGGTTCAGTGAGCCAGGTTCTCAGCGGTCAAAAGTTAGATGAGGTATATTTTGCCTACTTGGGAGCAAATTCTGATCGCGTCGATCATATTCGCCTTCTCGGTAACAATACCTTCGGCTTTGAGGATTTACAGGGTGGCGGAGATAGGGACTTCAACGATGTGATTGTGCGTGTCACTATCTAA
- a CDS encoding type II toxin-antitoxin system HigB family toxin translates to MWLKYAAFQRGDRTYSHKYRLIVDIIYPEATIFIKYVLTHAEYDKDKWTNDPYY, encoded by the coding sequence ATGTGGTTAAAATACGCAGCTTTCCAAAGAGGCGATCGCACTTACAGTCACAAGTATCGCTTAATAGTAGATATTATCTATCCAGAAGCCACAATTTTTATTAAATATGTTTTAACTCATGCCGAATACGACAAAGATAAGTGGACAAATGACCCTTACTATTAA
- a CDS encoding TIGR03985 family CRISPR-associated protein, translating to MWKQDNIPLVRLTYQSVKLYQKTVNCIVYPVCIYYYQRAPYLFAYGQVPKREKENSL from the coding sequence ATTTGGAAGCAAGATAATATTCCATTAGTTAGATTGACATATCAGAGTGTCAAGCTATATCAGAAAACTGTCAATTGTATTGTTTATCCAGTTTGTATTTACTATTACCAACGCGCACCTTATCTATTTGCTTACGGTCAAGTTCCCAAACGAGAAAAGGAAAATAGTTTATAA
- a CDS encoding type II toxin-antitoxin system VapC family toxin, translating into MSRFILDTDHVSLWFRGHSSICARAAQSSSNIAVTIVTVQELFNGWVVNINNPSSAKNLVELYTRFWATVEFLQSVKILNFDAAADTQYWQLLKEYPPLRKNRIQKDVRIAAIALSVNGVLVTRNQRDFSQVPGLLLEDWTQNTV; encoded by the coding sequence ATGAGTCGATTTATACTAGACACAGACCATGTTTCATTATGGTTTCGAGGTCATTCCTCAATTTGTGCTAGAGCCGCGCAATCTTCATCTAATATTGCAGTTACGATTGTCACGGTTCAAGAGCTGTTTAATGGATGGGTTGTTAATATCAATAATCCCTCCTCTGCCAAGAATTTAGTCGAGCTGTACACAAGGTTCTGGGCAACGGTAGAGTTTTTGCAAAGCGTAAAGATATTAAATTTTGATGCGGCGGCTGACACACAATATTGGCAGCTACTTAAGGAGTATCCCCCGCTCCGCAAAAATCGAATTCAGAAAGATGTGCGGATTGCAGCGATCGCCCTCTCGGTCAATGGTGTTTTAGTGACTCGCAACCAGCGTGATTTCTCGCAAGTCCCAGGCTTGCTCTTGGAAGACTGGACACAAAATACTGTCTAA
- a CDS encoding sensor histidine kinase: MLVIFDTYLYTQIGWLQVAQSLESISKATEHLLTLMLFSCPFILLIVGFGGLFFAERVLRPINRIIHTAQAIGPNDFTQRIGDRGSTDEIGRLSITMDKMLDRLQEAFEHERRFTADVSHELRTPLTVIKGRLGVTLSQSRSVEEYESTLRELQGDVDSLIRLTNRLLFLARLEQSESEYQFSLTNIDLSDLLEILVEQIQPTAEIKNITISINIEPSLYIAGNSDHLTRMFLNLLDNAIKYTNREGQITVRAHGERGLAKVTVTNTGKGIEAEHLPHLFERFYRVESDRSRDTGGSGLGLAIAHEIVRLHRGSIHVTSQPNRLTTFTVQLPS; this comes from the coding sequence ATGTTGGTAATTTTTGATACCTACTTATATACTCAAATTGGTTGGTTGCAAGTTGCTCAATCCCTTGAATCAATTTCTAAAGCCACAGAACATCTGCTGACTTTGATGCTTTTTAGTTGTCCTTTCATTCTGTTGATTGTAGGGTTTGGAGGATTATTTTTTGCTGAACGGGTGTTACGTCCTATCAATCGTATTATCCACACCGCACAGGCGATTGGTCCCAATGATTTTACCCAACGCATTGGAGATCGAGGTTCCACAGATGAAATAGGACGATTATCTATCACCATGGATAAGATGTTAGATCGTCTGCAAGAAGCATTTGAGCACGAACGAAGATTTACGGCGGATGTCTCTCACGAGTTACGCACACCTCTCACAGTGATTAAAGGACGGCTTGGTGTCACTTTAAGTCAATCTCGCAGTGTAGAAGAATACGAGAGTACCCTGCGAGAATTACAAGGGGACGTCGATAGCTTGATTCGCTTGACTAATAGGTTACTTTTCTTAGCTCGTTTGGAGCAAAGCGAATCTGAATACCAATTTAGCTTGACTAATATTGACTTGAGTGATTTATTAGAAATCCTTGTAGAGCAAATTCAGCCAACGGCAGAAATTAAGAATATTACGATAAGTATAAATATAGAGCCTTCTCTTTATATTGCTGGCAACTCCGACCACTTAACCCGGATGTTTTTAAATTTACTGGATAATGCCATCAAGTATACGAACCGTGAAGGTCAAATTACGGTAAGAGCACATGGAGAAAGGGGACTGGCTAAAGTGACTGTGACTAATACAGGTAAAGGTATTGAAGCCGAACATTTACCCCATCTCTTTGAGCGTTTCTACCGCGTAGAGAGCGATCGCTCCCGCGATACAGGAGGATCGGGATTGGGACTGGCGATCGCTCATGAAATTGTTCGCTTGCATCGGGGTTCGATCCACGTCACGAGTCAGCCCAATCGACTCACAACTTTTACCGTGCAATTGCCATCTTAA